The following proteins are encoded in a genomic region of Montipora foliosa isolate CH-2021 chromosome 8, ASM3666993v2, whole genome shotgun sequence:
- the LOC138012450 gene encoding myeloid differentiation primary response protein MyD88-like isoform X2, producing the protein MERKGSLKMKVMKMKRKFKLKSGRKETDKPVEPKPDQCIIEGPEPLLVTIHDSMKRKDDPQSDETLPAENSQAEEADIGALDCDEKLIEHLPPEAKKVLVELLQPLSHGKDYRGLASKLGFDMQYIYYLQSLNEPVTVLLNAIKHKKISEVISILDDIGRKDAAEDLRHFKELTPSPSENEERKKKSDETKTLRESYDAFLCFAKNATPDSKFVKDLIERMEAPPYNLHLCRADRDFLGGGSYHENTAVVIEKICKKFVVILSQNFEKSEGALYESQIAITLSPGAQQQRIIPILLEDAYRKDIPKPMAHLTYLDYPRAEGDIPNFWNRLARSLGWIPSQKSSKTRCAVSSECVKSSTSRGSSRFTARIRLRKSKKKTK; encoded by the exons ATGGAAAGGAAAGGGTCATTGAAAATGAAGGTTATGAAGATGAAGAGAAAATTCAAGCTGAAATCAGGAAGAAAAGAAACTGATAAGCCAGTTGAGCCAAAGCCAGATCAATGCATAATAGAGGGGCCAGAGCCCTTACTGGTCACCATTCATGACAGCATGAAACGCAAGGATGATCCACAGTCTGATGAAACATTGCCTGCTGAGAATTCCCAAGCAGAGGAAG CTGACATTGGAGCATTGGATTGCGATGAGAAGCTGATAGAGCATTTACCTCCTGAAGCCAAAAAGGTTTTAGTGGAGTTATTGCAACCACTTTCACATGGAAAAGACTACAGAGGACTGGCAAGCAAACTGGGCTTTGACATGCAGTACATTTATTACCTACAAAGCTTGAACGAACCAGTTACCGTGTTATTAAATGCTATCAAACACAAGAAGATTTCTGAGGTGATTTCAATTTTGGATGACATAGGAAGAAAGGATGCTGCAGAAGACCTTCGTCATTTCAAAG AGTTAACTCCATCTCCAAGTGAAAATGAGGAACGCAAGAAAAAAAGTG ATGAGACTAAAACAC TTCGTGAGAGTTATGatgctttcctttgttttgcgaaaaatgctACACCAGATAGCAAGTTTGTGAAAGATCTTATAGAAAGAATGGAAGCACCACCATACAATTTACATCTTTGCCGGGCTGACCGTGACTTCCTTGGAGGAGGTTCCTACCATGAAAACACTGCTGTGGTCATTGAAAAAATATGCAAAAAATTTGTGGTTATTTTGTCCCAGAATTTTGAAAAGAGTGAAGGAGCACTCTACGAGTCTCAAATTGCAATAACCCTTTCACCAG GAGCACAGCAGCAGCGCATCATCCCCATTCTTTTAGAAGATGCATACCGTAAAGACATACCAAAGCCAATGGCTCACCTTACATATCTGGATTATCCTCGAGCAGAGGGAGACATACCCAACTTCTGGAATAGATTAGCGCGGTCTTTAGGATGGATACCAAGTCAGAAGTCAAGTAAAACAA GGTGTGCTGTTTCAAGTGAATGTGTTAAATCCAGTACATCAAGGGGCTCGTCAAGGTTCACTGCTAGGATTCGTTTGAGAAAGAGCAAGAAAAAGACGAAATAA
- the LOC138012450 gene encoding myeloid differentiation primary response protein MyD88-like isoform X1: MERKGSLKMKVMKMKRKFKLKSGRKETDKPVEPKPDQCIIEGPEPLLVTIHDSMKRKDDPQSDETLPAENSQAEEELTPSPSENEECKKKSADIGALDCDEKLIEHLPPEAKKVLVELLQPLSHGKDYRGLASKLGFDMQYIYYLQSLNEPVTVLLNAIKHKKISEVISILDDIGRKDAAEDLRHFKELTPSPSENEERKKKSDETKTLRESYDAFLCFAKNATPDSKFVKDLIERMEAPPYNLHLCRADRDFLGGGSYHENTAVVIEKICKKFVVILSQNFEKSEGALYESQIAITLSPGAQQQRIIPILLEDAYRKDIPKPMAHLTYLDYPRAEGDIPNFWNRLARSLGWIPSQKSSKTRCAVSSECVKSSTSRGSSRFTARIRLRKSKKKTK, encoded by the exons ATGGAAAGGAAAGGGTCATTGAAAATGAAGGTTATGAAGATGAAGAGAAAATTCAAGCTGAAATCAGGAAGAAAAGAAACTGATAAGCCAGTTGAGCCAAAGCCAGATCAATGCATAATAGAGGGGCCAGAGCCCTTACTGGTCACCATTCATGACAGCATGAAACGCAAGGATGATCCACAGTCTGATGAAACATTGCCTGCTGAGAATTCCCAAGCAGAGGAAG AGTTAACTCCATCTCCAAGTGAAAATGAggaatgcaagaaaaaaagtg CTGACATTGGAGCATTGGATTGCGATGAGAAGCTGATAGAGCATTTACCTCCTGAAGCCAAAAAGGTTTTAGTGGAGTTATTGCAACCACTTTCACATGGAAAAGACTACAGAGGACTGGCAAGCAAACTGGGCTTTGACATGCAGTACATTTATTACCTACAAAGCTTGAACGAACCAGTTACCGTGTTATTAAATGCTATCAAACACAAGAAGATTTCTGAGGTGATTTCAATTTTGGATGACATAGGAAGAAAGGATGCTGCAGAAGACCTTCGTCATTTCAAAG AGTTAACTCCATCTCCAAGTGAAAATGAGGAACGCAAGAAAAAAAGTG ATGAGACTAAAACAC TTCGTGAGAGTTATGatgctttcctttgttttgcgaaaaatgctACACCAGATAGCAAGTTTGTGAAAGATCTTATAGAAAGAATGGAAGCACCACCATACAATTTACATCTTTGCCGGGCTGACCGTGACTTCCTTGGAGGAGGTTCCTACCATGAAAACACTGCTGTGGTCATTGAAAAAATATGCAAAAAATTTGTGGTTATTTTGTCCCAGAATTTTGAAAAGAGTGAAGGAGCACTCTACGAGTCTCAAATTGCAATAACCCTTTCACCAG GAGCACAGCAGCAGCGCATCATCCCCATTCTTTTAGAAGATGCATACCGTAAAGACATACCAAAGCCAATGGCTCACCTTACATATCTGGATTATCCTCGAGCAGAGGGAGACATACCCAACTTCTGGAATAGATTAGCGCGGTCTTTAGGATGGATACCAAGTCAGAAGTCAAGTAAAACAA GGTGTGCTGTTTCAAGTGAATGTGTTAAATCCAGTACATCAAGGGGCTCGTCAAGGTTCACTGCTAGGATTCGTTTGAGAAAGAGCAAGAAAAAGACGAAATAA
- the LOC138012450 gene encoding myeloid differentiation primary response protein MyD88-like isoform X3, giving the protein MERKGSLKMKVMKMKRKFKLKSGRKETDKPVEPKPDQCIIEGPEPLLVTIHDSMKRKDDPQSDETLPAENSQAEEELTPSPSENEECKKKSADIGALDCDEKLIEHLPPEAKKVLVELLQPLSHGKDYRGLASKLGFDMQYIYYLQSLNEPVTVLLNAIKHKKISEVISILDDIGRKDAAEDLRHFKELTPSPSENEERKKKSDETKTLRESYDAFLCFAKNATPDSKFVKDLIERMEAPPYNLHLCRADRDFLGGGSYHENTAVVIEKICKKFVVILSQNFEKSEGALYESQIAITLSPGAQQQRIIPILLEDAYRKDIPKPMAHLTYLDYPRAEGDIPNFWNRLARSLGWIPSQKSSKTSN; this is encoded by the exons ATGGAAAGGAAAGGGTCATTGAAAATGAAGGTTATGAAGATGAAGAGAAAATTCAAGCTGAAATCAGGAAGAAAAGAAACTGATAAGCCAGTTGAGCCAAAGCCAGATCAATGCATAATAGAGGGGCCAGAGCCCTTACTGGTCACCATTCATGACAGCATGAAACGCAAGGATGATCCACAGTCTGATGAAACATTGCCTGCTGAGAATTCCCAAGCAGAGGAAG AGTTAACTCCATCTCCAAGTGAAAATGAggaatgcaagaaaaaaagtg CTGACATTGGAGCATTGGATTGCGATGAGAAGCTGATAGAGCATTTACCTCCTGAAGCCAAAAAGGTTTTAGTGGAGTTATTGCAACCACTTTCACATGGAAAAGACTACAGAGGACTGGCAAGCAAACTGGGCTTTGACATGCAGTACATTTATTACCTACAAAGCTTGAACGAACCAGTTACCGTGTTATTAAATGCTATCAAACACAAGAAGATTTCTGAGGTGATTTCAATTTTGGATGACATAGGAAGAAAGGATGCTGCAGAAGACCTTCGTCATTTCAAAG AGTTAACTCCATCTCCAAGTGAAAATGAGGAACGCAAGAAAAAAAGTG ATGAGACTAAAACAC TTCGTGAGAGTTATGatgctttcctttgttttgcgaaaaatgctACACCAGATAGCAAGTTTGTGAAAGATCTTATAGAAAGAATGGAAGCACCACCATACAATTTACATCTTTGCCGGGCTGACCGTGACTTCCTTGGAGGAGGTTCCTACCATGAAAACACTGCTGTGGTCATTGAAAAAATATGCAAAAAATTTGTGGTTATTTTGTCCCAGAATTTTGAAAAGAGTGAAGGAGCACTCTACGAGTCTCAAATTGCAATAACCCTTTCACCAG GAGCACAGCAGCAGCGCATCATCCCCATTCTTTTAGAAGATGCATACCGTAAAGACATACCAAAGCCAATGGCTCACCTTACATATCTGGATTATCCTCGAGCAGAGGGAGACATACCCAACTTCTGGAATAGATTAGCGCGGTCTTTAGGATGGATACCAAGTCAGAAGTCAAGTAAAACAAGTAACTGA